One genomic segment of Balneolaceae bacterium includes these proteins:
- a CDS encoding PQQ-dependent sugar dehydrogenase, with product MQCRWIGYLIFLLGFLSVSCSTDSTPEEEPPYFKFSENNGGLTLPDGFRAVVVTDSIGYARHITVRENGDIYVALYDLHNGHGIAALRDVNDDGVADSTVYFGEYPGTGIDIKNDNLYFAGNKTLYRYSLINDKLIPESEPEMIVSGFLEQNEKKDKAITFDKEGNVYVKIGAPANACQEEPRTIGAPGMDPCPQLEWHAGIWRFDANRLNQTLQEDGYRYATGIRNAVALDWNGQENQLYVVQQGRDQLRVLWPDLFTIEENAELPAEEFIKVNDGDNFGWPYTYYDHLRGQKMLSPEYGGDGETPAPTGKYKDPFMAFPGHWSPNDLLFYTGNQFPSEYHHGAFIAFHGSWNRAPMPQQGYKVVFVPFDGANPINGEYQTFADGFAGEAVLMSPVEAEHRPMGLAQGPDGSLYVVDSKHGKMWRIIYTGS from the coding sequence ATGCAGTGCAGATGGATAGGATATCTGATTTTTCTCTTGGGATTTCTATCCGTCTCCTGCTCAACAGATTCAACACCTGAGGAAGAACCTCCTTACTTTAAATTCTCTGAAAATAATGGAGGTCTCACCCTGCCTGATGGCTTTCGAGCCGTTGTTGTAACAGACAGCATTGGCTATGCACGACATATTACAGTTCGGGAAAATGGAGATATCTATGTGGCACTCTACGATCTTCATAACGGGCATGGAATAGCCGCACTTCGGGATGTAAACGATGATGGTGTAGCCGATTCAACAGTCTATTTTGGGGAGTATCCCGGAACCGGAATCGATATAAAAAACGATAATCTGTACTTCGCAGGGAATAAGACTCTATACCGATACTCTCTGATAAATGACAAACTCATTCCTGAATCTGAACCGGAAATGATTGTATCAGGATTTCTTGAGCAAAATGAGAAGAAAGACAAGGCGATTACATTTGATAAGGAGGGAAATGTATATGTGAAAATTGGTGCTCCCGCCAATGCCTGCCAGGAAGAGCCAAGAACGATAGGAGCTCCGGGGATGGATCCTTGTCCACAGTTGGAATGGCATGCGGGAATCTGGAGATTTGATGCCAACCGTTTAAACCAAACCCTGCAAGAAGATGGGTATCGATATGCTACCGGAATTAGAAATGCTGTTGCTCTGGATTGGAATGGACAGGAAAATCAACTCTACGTTGTTCAACAGGGTCGCGATCAACTGCGGGTTTTGTGGCCGGACCTTTTTACCATAGAAGAAAATGCTGAGCTTCCGGCCGAAGAGTTTATAAAAGTGAATGATGGAGATAACTTCGGATGGCCATACACCTATTACGATCACTTGCGAGGCCAAAAAATGTTAAGCCCTGAATATGGAGGCGATGGCGAAACACCCGCTCCCACCGGAAAATATAAAGACCCGTTTATGGCATTTCCCGGCCATTGGTCGCCCAATGACCTGCTTTTCTACACCGGGAATCAGTTTCCATCTGAATATCACCACGGTGCATTTATTGCTTTTCACGGTTCTTGGAATCGGGCACCGATGCCCCAGCAGGGATACAAAGTTGTTTTTGTCCCTTTTGATGGAGCGAACCCAATCAATGGCGAGTATCAGACCTTCGCAGACGGATTTGCCGGAGAAGCAGTTCTGATGTCTCCGGTTGAAGCAGAACATCGGCCTATGGGGCTTGCCCAGGGACCCGACGGTTCTCTTTACGTGGTAGATTCAAAGCATGGAAAAATGTGGAGAATTATTTATACCGGCAGCTAA